The genomic window GATATTTTTGTTCATGAAATCTTCCACCGTATCAGAGTACAGCGAATAGCTGGTAAGCCAGTTGATGGCCGGGAAGTGTCTTGCATAGGCAAGCTGCGCATCCAGAGCCCAGAATACCTTCACCACCCGGAGGGTAGCCTGGGTTACCGGCTCCGAAAGGTCTCCGCCCGGAGGCGACACAGCGCCGACTGCAGTAAGGGCTCCCTGCCGCTCCTGGCTGCCGAGGCATATAACTTTTCCTGCCCTCTCATAGAACTCCGCCAGCCTCCTGGAAAGATATGCCGGGTATCCCTCTTCACCGGGCATTTCCTCAAGCCTTCCCGACATCTCGCGAAGGGCTTCGGCCCAACGGGATGTGGAATCGGCCATGAGTGCCACACTGTATCCCATGTCCCTGAAATACTCCGCTATGGTGATGCCGGTATATATCGATGCTTCCCGGGCCGCCACCGGCATGTTGGAGGTGTTGGCTATGAGCACCGTCCTCTTCATGAGGGGTTCCCCGGTCTTGGGGTCCTTGAGCTCAGGGAACTCCAGAAGCACGTCGGTCATCTCATTGCCCCGCTCACCACAGCCAATATATACCACTATTTCGGCATCGGCCCACTTGGCCAGCTGGTGCTGCACCACCGTCTTGCCGCTGCCGAAGGGCCCAGGAATACATGCGGTTCCTCCCTTGGTGACGGGGAAGAAGGTGTCTATTACCCTCTGACCCGTGGCCATGGGTTCTTCCGGAGGAAGTTTTTCCCTGTACGGTCTTATCTTCCTCACAGGCCATTTTTGCATCATGGTTATATCGATGATATCACCCTTGTCGGTCTTGAGTTTTGCCACGGGCTCCGTCACCGTAAACTCGCCTTCCCTGATATCCACCAGGGTTCCGGATATTCCCGGGGGTATCATGATGCGGTGCTCCACTATGACGGTTTCCTGCACAGTGCCTATGATATCTCCGCCCGTGAGCCTATCGCCTTTTTGGGCGGTGGGCTTGAAGGCCCATTTTTTATCGCGGTTTAATGCGGGAACATCTATTCCCCTTGTTATAAAACTGCCGGCTTTGGATTCTATGACATCCAGCGGCCTTTGAATTCCGTCAAAAATTCCTTCCAGCATTCCCGGTCCCAGTTCAACGCTGAGGGGGACTCCGGTGGATATGACCGGGTCCCCGGGGCCAAGGCCCGAAGTCTCTTCGTAAACCTGAATGGAGAGCTTTTCTCCATGCACCTCTATGACTTCACCAATCAAGCCCTGCTTTCCCACTTTCACCACGTCGAACATTTTGGCCTCGGGCAATCCCGTGGCCACCACGAGAGGACCGGAAACCTTAACTACAACTCCATGGCTCATTCCTCTCCCTCTCTTTCAAATAAGATATCCACTCCTATGGCTTTTTCCACGGATTTTTTCACTTCCTGTATACCAATTCCCAGCGAACCTCTGTTGCTGGGGATAAGCGTTATGGCCGGCAGCATTTTGTTCCTGTACATATCGATTCTTTCCTTCATGTCCTTTGCCAGCTGCTCCGTAATAAATATCACGGCATAGTTTTGCTTTGCAAGCTGGGTGAGTATATGGCCGGCCTCCTTTTCATCCATGGCAGGAAAGATATCCACTCCCAGAGACTTGAAGGCCAGAACCGTGTCTTTGTCGCCGATTACGCCTATTTTATACGTAGACATCTCTCAACCTCTCCTTTATCATCTCCGAAGAAATGCCATTTATCTTTCCCACCAGTATTATTCTAAGAAGCTTTGCCTCATTTTCCCTGGCGGCAAGATAACCCACCACAGTCTCGGGACCGTAGGGTTTATAAAGCCCACGTCTTGCCAGTTTGAGCAGGTAGTCATCCGACAATTTCTCAAAGATAGCCGGGCTGCCGCTATTGGCCCATGCGGAAACTCCTTCCTCCACCACTCCATGGTATGGTGATGAGGCAAAGGCATCTATCACACCCTGTATGGGTTCGGTAAAGAGCTTCATGAATACATCCTTTTTAAGGCTGCCTCCCGGAAGAAGGGACTTTTCCAGGAGTCTTGTCTCCGCTTTCATATGCATCAATCTTACCATGGTCCTGATGTTGGTAAGGTCCACCATAGACATAAAATATTCTTTTAAAAACTCCTCCCCGGTGTCATTCACCAGCCCGGCCAGTTCCTCAAACAGCATGCGGTCCAGCAGCAAATCAATCTGCTGGGGGTCCTGGGTATCCTCATATATTTCAATAGCCCTTTTATAGGCCTCTTTCATGCTCTCAGGAACCGCGGCCGTAACATCTTCTGTAACAAGCTTTTGAAGTTCCTCGGTTTGAACCTCCCCCAGGGATGAAAAATAATCCTTACCCTCAAGCCCAAGAATTTTATTCTTGATAATTATCTTCAGATTATGGTAATCGTTCTTCAGTGTGAAAAACCTTATGAAACGATAATCTTTTATGGAATCAGCTATGGTTTTAAAGGTCCTTTTAAGGCTTTTTTCCAGGACCTTTTCAAAATCATAGATATTTTCCATTTCGGCGATATCGGCGCCATAATCGGTATCGCTCAGCACCTTCAGGGCTTCTTCCGGCCCGTCAGCCTCCAGTATCCTGTCTATAGCGCTTTTACCGAGGAGTCTGGTCTCCAGGGCCTTGATCCGGGATGACACATATAGAAATTCCATTTCCCTGCCCATAGTATCACTCCTCGAAAAGTATTTTCGCAATTCCGGTCTCCAATTCTTCTCTCTGCAATTTGATCAGTGAATCAAATGTGCTATTAATCTCCATATCCCGGGCTTTCAGAATAAAACCGCCTATCATGGGACGGGTTTTTGCAGAAATTTTTAGGTTGCCGGATTTACCCTTTGTTTTAAGCTCTTTATTGACTTTTTCCACCAGGTCCGGAGTTATCCTGGATTTATCCTTTTCATCGATGATTATTTCTTCATCGCCGGTGATGGAGCTTTCCAGCAGCATTTTGTAAATCAACTGTCGGTAATCTTCCACCGGTAAATTCGCCAGTTCCTGACGGGCTTTATCAAATACCTCGTCTATAATCTGCTGTTTTGCCTGAAGCAACCCCTTTCTCTCTTCAAGTTCGGCCATGGAAAGAATCTTCCTCTTTTCCTCTTCAGCCTGCCTTTTTGCTTTTTGAAGGGATTGCTGCTTTATTTCCTCCGCTGTTTGCTCGGAGTTTTTCAGGATCTGATCGGCTTCGGCTCTAGCTTCATTCAAAATTTGCTGCTCTTTTTCCCGGGCCTCCTGCATGATCTTTTCTTTAATCCTCTCGATACCCTCCATGCCGGCCACTCCCTTATAATTTGATGCCGAAGAGCATGAGGATGGATGCCAGCAGTGCCAGCACGGCGTAGGTTTCAACCATGGCAGCGTAGGTGATGCCCTTTGCCAGTTCTTCAGGCCTCTTGGCGATTATGCCCACACCTGCCGCAGCAGCTCTGCCCTGGGCTATGGCGGAAAGAAGGCCTACAAAGGCTATGGGAAGGGCGGCTGCCAGGATTAACAGACCCTGATGGAGGTTCAGCGGAAGCAGTTTACCTCCTAAAATTCCAATCCTCTGCATGATAACAAATCCCGTTAAAAGTCCGTATATGCCCTGAGTTCCGGGGATAGCTTGAAGAATCAGCGTCTGACCGAATTTGCCCGGATCCTCGGTGACAACGCCGGCTGCGCTTTCACCCACAATTCCTACACCTTTTGCAGAACCAATGCCGGGCAGCAGCACTGCGAGGGCTGCCCCTAAAAGTGCCAGTACCTGACCATAAGTTAATTCCATTTTTAAACTCCTCCTCCAAACAAATTAAATTTATAAATTTTCAAAGTCCACATAGGTGGTTTTTACCTTCATGGGGTCGAAGGCTCTTCCACCGCTGTCGTAAAACTTGCTGAAGAACTCTATATACTGCAGACGGCTGCTGTGCACATAGGCACCCAGGGTATTTATGGCGATATTGAAGATGTGTCCACCTATCATGATTATAATCATGATAATCACTCCGATGGCATTGACCCCTACGAGTCTTGCCATGGTGTTTATCACCACCGCAATAACTCCGGTGGCAAGGCCCAGGGCCAGCAGCCTGGAGTATGACAGCACATCGCTCAAATACCCCGTGACA from Biomaibacter acetigenes includes these protein-coding regions:
- a CDS encoding ATP synthase subunit A translates to MSHGVVVKVSGPLVVATGLPEAKMFDVVKVGKQGLIGEVIEVHGEKLSIQVYEETSGLGPGDPVISTGVPLSVELGPGMLEGIFDGIQRPLDVIESKAGSFITRGIDVPALNRDKKWAFKPTAQKGDRLTGGDIIGTVQETVIVEHRIMIPPGISGTLVDIREGEFTVTEPVAKLKTDKGDIIDITMMQKWPVRKIRPYREKLPPEEPMATGQRVIDTFFPVTKGGTACIPGPFGSGKTVVQHQLAKWADAEIVVYIGCGERGNEMTDVLLEFPELKDPKTGEPLMKRTVLIANTSNMPVAAREASIYTGITIAEYFRDMGYSVALMADSTSRWAEALREMSGRLEEMPGEEGYPAYLSRRLAEFYERAGKVICLGSQERQGALTAVGAVSPPGGDLSEPVTQATLRVVKVFWALDAQLAYARHFPAINWLTSYSLYSDTVEDFMNKNISPEWRDLRTEAMKLLQEEASLQEIVRLVGIDALSVKDRLVLEAAKSIREDFLHQNAFHEVDTYTSLNKQYRMLKLILLFYHESQRAIDQDAVFSEIEKLPVREKIARAKFIDEKEMDKFDEIEKELKDQIAELLSEGGRVNA
- a CDS encoding V-type ATP synthase subunit F, which encodes MSTYKIGVIGDKDTVLAFKSLGVDIFPAMDEKEAGHILTQLAKQNYAVIFITEQLAKDMKERIDMYRNKMLPAITLIPSNRGSLGIGIQEVKKSVEKAIGVDILFEREGEE
- a CDS encoding V-type ATP synthase subunit C yields the protein MGREMEFLYVSSRIKALETRLLGKSAIDRILEADGPEEALKVLSDTDYGADIAEMENIYDFEKVLEKSLKRTFKTIADSIKDYRFIRFFTLKNDYHNLKIIIKNKILGLEGKDYFSSLGEVQTEELQKLVTEDVTAAVPESMKEAYKRAIEIYEDTQDPQQIDLLLDRMLFEELAGLVNDTGEEFLKEYFMSMVDLTNIRTMVRLMHMKAETRLLEKSLLPGGSLKKDVFMKLFTEPIQGVIDAFASSPYHGVVEEGVSAWANSGSPAIFEKLSDDYLLKLARRGLYKPYGPETVVGYLAARENEAKLLRIILVGKINGISSEMIKERLRDVYV
- a CDS encoding V-type ATP synthase subunit E; its protein translation is MEGIERIKEKIMQEAREKEQQILNEARAEADQILKNSEQTAEEIKQQSLQKAKRQAEEEKRKILSMAELEERKGLLQAKQQIIDEVFDKARQELANLPVEDYRQLIYKMLLESSITGDEEIIIDEKDKSRITPDLVEKVNKELKTKGKSGNLKISAKTRPMIGGFILKARDMEINSTFDSLIKLQREELETGIAKILFEE
- a CDS encoding V-type ATP synthase subunit K codes for the protein MELTYGQVLALLGAALAVLLPGIGSAKGVGIVGESAAGVVTEDPGKFGQTLILQAIPGTQGIYGLLTGFVIMQRIGILGGKLLPLNLHQGLLILAAALPIAFVGLLSAIAQGRAAAAGVGIIAKRPEELAKGITYAAMVETYAVLALLASILMLFGIKL